The nucleotide sequence TCTGCACTCGCCACCTGTAAGTTCGCTAAAAGGTTTTATTCCTAACCTAAGACGCTCGCCCTCCGCCCGCCCCGGGCGGAAGCACCATCCCCTGACGcctccctcggccgagctcccGTCTGAGGCGCGAGACGCGACCTTTGTCACGTCACACATAATAGGAATCCGCGATACTCGTGCGTCTGGAAGAATACAGTTGATAAATGACTTGACGCTGGAAAAAGCTTTCGAGATAGCTCGTCAAGCAGAAATACAAGCTAAAGAAGGGAGGAAAATGAGGCAAGAAACCGAGGAAGAAACTGAGGTGAACAGAGTGGTccagaaagagaaaaatcctCACAAGCAAAAACGCAGTGAGAATAAGAATCGTCGAGAAGAGCAAGTATGCGGCAGGTGCGGAAACCCGGACCATACGCAAGGTAGAAGATGCCCTGCCCTGAAGTCGGTGTGCCACAGATGCAAGAAGGAAGGGCACTCGGAGCGTGTGCAGATCAAAGGGAATACGGCATATAGAGCAGGAGATTGGCAGTGACGAAGAAGAAGCAGACGTCGGGTACGCGTTTATCGGTGCAGCAAGC is from Temnothorax longispinosus isolate EJ_2023e chromosome 10, Tlon_JGU_v1, whole genome shotgun sequence and encodes:
- the LOC139820322 gene encoding uncharacterized protein, which codes for MASTSNIQTPEEFDFNKPELWPRWVKRFERYISVTGLSEKPDKDKINLLCYTMGEKSEEILIQVMPVITASTTFAEVKQKLDSYFLPKKNVIFERFKFNSRVQEPGESVDSFVTTLYSLAESGIRDTRASGRIQLINDLTLEKAFEIARQAEIQAKEGRKMRQETEEETEVNRVVQKEKNPHKQKRSENKNRREEQVCGRCGNPDHTQGRRCPALKSVCHRCKKEGHSERVQIKGNTAYRAGDWQ